The genomic stretch catgaaaaaatgttacacatcactcggcatcagggaaatacaaatcaaaaccacaatgagataccaccagtgggaatatatatgcacacacacacatatatatacatatatatatgtatacaatggaatattactcagacataaaaaaaatgaCGTCTCATTTGCAACgttgtggatggaactagatggtattatgctaagcaaagtaagtcaatcagagaaacaaTTATTCTATGatctcatgtgaaatttaagaaacaaatctgggacacctgggtggctcagtggttttagcgcctgcctttggcccaggctgtgaccctggagttcctggatcgagtcccacgtcaggctccctgcatggagcttgcttctccctctgcctgtgtctgtgcctctctctgtgtgtctctcatgaataaataaataaaatcttgaaaaaaaaaagaaaacaggatcatACGGgtagggagggaaaaataaagcaagctaagatcagagaggaagacaaaccataagagactcttaacaaacaaactgatagttggtggaggggagggggatgggaaaATGGactaattgggtgatggacattaaggagggcatgtgatgtaataagcactgggtattatagaagactgatgaatcattgaactctacctctgaaacttatAATacagtatgttaattaattgaacttaaatgaaaaaaaatatatcattaaaaaaaaaaaacctcttcattTGTCTAGTCACTAAGGCTCAAAGCTAGCCTAATATTTAAGGACATAGGCCTAGAGTCACATGAACTTGGGTTCCTATGTTGTTTCTGCCACTGTCtaatcttgggcaagtgacttgaGTTCTCTCTATGCCTGCATTTCCTCAATTACAGAATGAAGATGGTAATACCTACTACAGGCTTGCGATGACTTCGATACTATCTAGAGTTTGACTAAACCTCACAGGCTAAGACTGCCCTTAACTGCAGACACCAACCGCAGGTTTGGGGGTTCCCAGGGCTACCCCCCTTCTAAATCACTGGCTTCAAACTTGAGGGTTCTTGCTATCTTAGGTTTGGAGCTTTGAATCCGTTGAGGTCAAACTTCCAGAGAGCTAGATACGGAGCTGTCACATGGATAGTGATTGAGCAATGATCCTTGTGTGATGAACACCCGGTAAAAATCCTGGACACGAAAACTTGTGTGAGCCTCCCTTGTCAATAGTACTTTGTGTATATTGTTACACATCATTGTGCCAGGTCAGTGTGTCATGATTCCTTAGGGAGAGGACACTGGAAGTTTCATGTTTGCTTACTGTCAGGGAGCAAGAATATCCTGTCCCCATCAAGGTCCTTTTAGCcagactaagaatcaaattgacatgatactttttgaaaaaaaaaccttatttatttattcattagagagagtgCGTGCCCTTGCACagttgggaggaggggagagggagagagaggaaatctCGAGCAGTCCCTGTGCACAGGGActggatctcaccatcctgagatcatgacagtcaaaatcaagagtcagacctttaactgattgagccaccctggtgccccaacaTGAAACAGAccaacaggagaaaatcaaatttcatcATACAAGGAATCTAcacatggaaattccaaaaacgggcaaaatgatatatatatgtttttttttttttttttttggtttttttaatgtaagctctgtccaatgtggggcttgaactcaaaactcttgagatcaagagtcatatgctctaccagctgaggcagccaggtgccccaagggttAGAGGTTTAGGacttcaaaggaaagaaagagaggactTTGAGTAAGCAGGCCTTGCTAGGTTCCTGTCTATCTTGTTTGTGGTATAATGTAGTTGTCTATGGTGGTCACTCTTTTCCTAGAGCAAGTCCTCTAAATTGTTTTAAGGCATTTGTAAGGGAGGTAAagaacttttcctgaatctgctgggttttgattgctttttaattCAAAACAGTCTTTATGCCAAATTGGCCCATCTTGGGGCTACCCTGTAGTACCTTCCCAGATCTCACCCTGTCTCTTCCTTCGATTGGTTCTGATTCTTACCCTTTCACTATGGTAAAATTGTGATTGTAAGTGTATTGCTCTCCagagttctgtgagtcattcaGGTGCATTATTGAACCCAGggacacatgcacatgcacacgcacgtacacatacacacactttctAATGAGGTTATGAAGACATTTTTCTGTGTAGTCTTTTAGGAGCTGTATTGCTATACCTTTCATGAGAAGATCTATGGTACTGGCATTGATGTCTGTGTATAATGTCAAGTTGCATTTTAAATATGGATATGGAGATGATCCATTACCACTTAATTGAAAAGGTCCTCCTTTCCCCATTGCTCTATGTGTGGTACCACTTTTGTCATAAATTGAGTGTCAATATATCAGGATTTGGGATAGGGAactttctcttctattctcttAATCTATCCTCTCACCAATTctacactgttttaattattgtaaCTTTATTGTAAGTCTTGTGTAAGTCTTGccatcttgttctttttttaagtgtctcaaatatttttgtccctttgcctttccatgtaaattttagactCAGTCaggttctactgttttttttttaattgagattaaATTGAATCCATAGGTGAGTTGATATTATTATAATACTGAATCATGAATGTGGTATATCCCTCCatatatttaggtcttctttaatctctcaacaatgaaaaagtaacagatttactgagatataatttctGTACCATCAAGTTTACACTTCTAAAGTATACAGCTCGGGAAGCCCGGGTAGCCCAGCGGTTTTGCACTGCTTTCGGCCccgggtttgatcctggagacctgggatgaagtcccacgtcgggctccctgcatggagcctgcttctcgctctgcctgtgtctctgcctctctctctctctgtgtctctcataaataataaaaatcttaaaaaaaatttttttaagtatacaactCAGTGGTTTTttgtatattcagagttgtacaTCTATTACCATCATCTTATTCCAGAATATTtcatcatttccaaaaaaaaaccttgtatcCATTATCAGTTACTCCAtattctttcccctcttcctagCCCCTGAAagctactaatctactttctctgtatatagatttttttttaaagattttatttatttattcatgagacacagagagagagaggcagagacacaggcagagggagaagcaggctccatgcggggagcctgatgtgggacctgatcaagggtctctgggatcacgccctgagccaaaggcagatgttcaacgactgagccacccaggtgtccctctctgtATATATAGATTTACATATTAGATTtttcatttaagtggaatcatgcaatatgtggccttttgtgcctttcacttagcatatttttaaagttcatctaTGTGTTGACATATATCAGAACTTCATTGatatatggctgaataatattgatatatggctgaatgatattccattgtacagatagacatatccactcatcagttgatggacatttgggtgttTTTCTCAGcaggttttatagttttcagaaaatCTGCCAATGCAGAGTTTGAAGAGATCATAATTCTGAAATGGTGTATTTTTCATGGTTCTATACCTGGTGGAATATCCTTAAGTCTGTGATTATGCTAGGATGTAACTTCTGTGAGAATAGAGATTTTTATTCACTTTGTTAAATGATCCATCCTAAATCCCCAGACCAGTGGTGTTCATAGCAAGCAATCAGTAATACTTGATTTAAATTAGTGCATGGTCAGTAATGATCTATGTGGGGAAGTGTGCTGTTTATGAAAGGATGAGTATACAATTTCTGcaagtttgttttcttataattttgtcaaatgacCATCTTTATGTTTACAGGTGGAGTGGTTCAATCATTATAAAAAGTCCCTTGCTACTTATATGAGGTCACTGGGAGGAGACGAAGGTTTGGACATCACGCAGGATATGAAACCTCCGAAAAGCCTATATATAGAAGTAAGTGTACCTTAAAGACAGATTTTTCAGACAGCCCTGGTgtttcagcggtttagcgccgccttcagcccaggccctgatcctggagtcccaggatcgagtcccatgtcaggctccctgcatagagcctgcttctccctctgccagtgtctctgcccccctgccccccacccactcccgtctctctctctctctctctgtctctcatgaataaataaataaaatcttaaaaaaaaataaaaaataaagacagatttttcttggtgtgcctgcctggctcagttggtagggcatgtggctcttaatctcagggtggtgaatttgagccctgtgtggggtgtagaggttacttaaaaataaaatctttagggcagcctgggtggctcagcggtttagcgccaccttcagtccagggcgtgatcctggggacctgggattgagtcccatgttgagctccctgcatggagcctgcttctccctctgcctgtgtctctgcctctctctctctctctctctctctcattctttctctttctctccccccccccatctctcatgaataaataaaaataaaatcttagaaaaaaaaagaaaaaagaaagaaaatggatttttctttaatgCATAGATTATGCTTAGAAACTGTTGTCTAAGAGGGAAgagtatatgaatatatattaatacacattaagaaagaaaggaaacatataTCCAAACCAAAAATACTACCTCTCGGGGGGGCTGTGAATAGGGTAGAAGGTTTCTCAGTGTGcatatttttaatagttgtaACTTTGgaactatgtaaatattttacatattattaaaaattaaatcaaaacgGAAAGCCAGCCCACAGATTTTGAAAgcacaatgaaagaaatgaaccTGTGTTTCAAGTTGGTAGATTAGTCAAacaggaattattttaaattactttaaaatacataaattgatTGTATATCCCTAGTAGATACGTCCTAGGGATGAAAAGAGTTACAGAGAAATCTTAACCTGTTTTTAGTAATcatattattagtaataatatcAGTGATAATAAGAGTAATAATATTACTGTTACTATTACTGTTATTTTGAAACAGTTTATATATTGATAAATTAAGCAAAAAAGTAGTGGTACCAGGAGCcaagattttcaaaataaaggacTAGAGTTTcgaatattaaaatgaaaaagttaagTGAAAGTCCTATATTCCCAAACTGGAGTTTGAAGAATCAGCATGGACTCATGTTGAATCATCTCTCTTttcaaaaaagtgttttttagCTGTGTCCACTAGACAGACCTAGAAACACCAACAGCCCAGAGCCGCAAACATCCAAATTCTGGAGTCTAGTGCCATTTCCCACTAAAGAAAACCAGACTTAACTAGAGGGGAGATAAAAGGCTGATTCCAGATCCTAAATAAAAATGCACAAGCTGTGCTTGGAATACTTGTTTTCCTAGAAAGCACAGTGTATTGAGTATTAAGGACTTCAGGGGGGAATGCCAATTAAGGAGCAGTGAATTGAATCACATTGGTCATGTCGAAAGCATGAATGTATAATGAGACCAAATAATAACAACgtaagaaaaatctttttggtCCCCCTTAGAGAATAATGAGGGATGCAGCTATTCTGAAAAGCGGTGAATAAAAAGTATGGGATCAGGCATCCGTCGGCTTTTACTGTACAAACTGTATCTCAGGGTAACCAAGTTGTTTACAAGGGAAATTTCTTCTTAATAGAAGAATTCCAGCTTACAAATGCAGTAGGAATAAAAGAAGTTAATTAATGCCATTTTGTAGCCATAACGCATGGAGGCAAATAGATTCTAAAACCATTAGGTAGGTAAAAAGTTAATGGAGATAATGGTGAGGTTTATGGATGGGTACAGGTAACACCTAGACCTACTGATCAATCTTAACATCCAGAAAGGAATAATCAGACATTTTGTGCTTCATGAGGTCTTGCAAGAGGAAGTGTATAACACCCTTTGTCAAAAAATCAAACCTGATTTGACGTAGCCTCTAGATGTAACTTCAGTGTATAGGAACATGTTAAGTGATCCCACAAGGACCCACAAGAAAATCTAGTTTGTGGGAAACTCCCAAAGTACCCATTTTATTTAGCAATACATTGCCAAGGGgaagggggcaaagggagaaaactACTGCATAGATTAAGACATGGAGACCTCTCAGAAATGTGTCTGTGTAGCTCTCGTTGGATTCTGATGTAACATGGCagctttaaagaaaacatttatgaaacaAAGAGGGGACTGTGGATACTAACTGGATATTTCATGatagtaaataaattattaagatgTGATAACAGTATTAcgattatgtttcttttttttttttttaatttttatttatttatgatagtcacagagagagagagagagaggcagagacacaggcagagggagaagcaggctccatgcaccggaagcccgacctgggattcgatcccggatctccaggatcgcgccctgggccaaaggcaggcgccaaaccgctgcgccacccagggatcccacgattatgtttcttaaaaaagaatcttatacctgaaactaacataacactacctaaaattaaaataaaaactaaaaaaaaaaaaaaaaattcagtgaaaccaaaagctgattctttatgaacaaagaataaaattaataaccctctaaaaaattaaatataagggATCTTATTTTGTAGAAATAGATACCAAAATATAGTTGAAATGGTATGTAGGATTTGCTTCAGAATAATCCAGAAGTAGGCTGGCCACACGTTGATACTTGTTGAAGCCAGTTTTGGAGTGTTTGAGATTGCCCATAATTAAAGtctatattattaataataatcctTGATTATTAATGATTCTTAATTAGTATTATCAAGAAGCAAAAAGGTGGTAGTAGTGGTGGGATTTTTCTTAAGTGATATTTCTTGAACTAAGAGTACCCTTGGAGGTCATGTTAAGATTCCAGAAGTGTTATAGGATATGAAATTACCTAGGAAGAGTAGAAAACCGGAACTTACTGTTGGGTTGGCTTCATTCATACCAGTGCAAGCCCTGGGGCACCAACTCCTGTCCTGAGTTCCCATGGGACTGGAAGCTTGCCCCTCTGGTGTCCTGTGGCAGCCTGAGAGCCAAAGGCTGTTGGTGATCTTGGCTGGTAACAAGTGGTTACCAGAAGGCTGCCTTACCCTTCCCACCTTCGACCAAGAACTTCTCTTGATTCTTATGACGTGTTTGCATCTGTTCTTCCATGATATACTTCTATGTATTCCTGGGAAAGAACCTGAATATTTAAGGAAATtggatgaatcttttttttttttttttttttttaagattttatttatttattcatgagagacacaaagagaaagaggcagagacaccagcagagggagaaacaggctccatctagaaagcctgatgtgggactcgatcccgggactctggatcatgccctgagccaaaggcagacactcaaccactgagccacccaggcatccctggatgaatctctttaaaacagaaattgtGGAAACTTACCTGTGTCCTGATCTCAGATACTGATAGTTTATAGAAGAATCTGTAAGAGGCAAATTGGAGTCGATCTAAAGCATTCTCTTTTAGTAAGTACATATTTTGATCAGGATTTGCAGAGGGAACACAGTACGTGACACTGTCTTCCCCCACCAGCTCCCTGAGACTCCTTGCTGTTGACAcgaacatacacatacatttggAGATCCTGCCATTCTTCTTCCTCACCATCCAAACAGGACAATCAGTACCTCAGTaaggaggcccaggcccaggtaCACAGAGATGGAATAGACCGGCAGAAAGCCTAGTATTTGTACTGTGGGTACTTTTATAACCCCTATTTACTTTATGGTGactacatattaaaaattatttggataaAACACAGTTTTTCTTTTCAGGTGCGGTGTCTAAAAGACTATGGAGAATTTGAAGTTGATGATGGTACTTCagtcctattaaaaaaaaatagccaggtATTTCTCATCTTGAGatacttaattaatttatttattttttttaaaatattttatttatttattcatgagagacacacacacacagagagagagagaggtagagacacaggcagagggagaagcaggctccatgcagggatcccaatgtgggattcaatcccgggactccagaatcacaccctgggccaaaggcaggtgctaaaccgctgagccacccagggatccctacatcttGAGATACTTTAAGTCTTATGAGAGTGTTGAATGATAGACATGCTAGAATCACTAGCAAAATAAATGTTACCTTGTTtacaacatatatataaacatatataacaaATGTAAGCTATAATAAATAGTTTCCTAAACAAAGGTTGAgcattttaaaggcaaattttCAGGGGACCCAAAATCTTTGGTTATTAGAGCAAAAATTTCCCTCCCAGGTATTCTCTTAGAAGTAGGATactagggaaccctgggtggcgcagcggtttagcacctgcctttggcccagggcgtgatcccggagacccaggatcgagtcctgtgtcgggctcccggtgcatggagcctgcttctccctctgcctatgtctctgcccctctctctctctctctctctgtgtgactatcataaataaataaaaattaaaaaaaaagaagtaggataCTAATGAGTAGAAAGCAGATGGTAAAGAAGTGCTCTCATAAATATCTGTATCTCTGGAGGACCCTGCAGGAAGCTTTGGTTCACAACAAAGCTATCCTCATAAAGCAAGATAGAAGAAAACTTCATCTCAAACACCATGCtatgtttgaatttctttctcaAGCTCTATAGCTGATCTCCCCACCAGAGTGCCCAAGTGGGACTGGGGCAGGTAGAAGCCAGCTGAGGCCCTCTTCCTGCTCCAGTGCTAGACAGTTGTCACTCTGTGGACCATGCAGAAGCCTTCCCTTTGAGATGTTTTTAACTTGTCTCTCAGTATTGCCCTACCctcaattataaaaatagagGACAGTTTTATATGTCTTTTACCTAGTATATGTTCATCTACTTCTCAAATGTCTGATCACATCtaaaacaagttttcttttttttaaggattttatttattcatgagagagaggcagagacacaggcagagggagaagcaggttccatgcagggaacccgatgtgggacttgatgcctggactccaggatcatgccctgagccaacggctcagacacttaaccattgagccacccaggtgtccctacatttcACAttcttaaagcattttaaaaatttatttaacaaattaggGTGTTTTCAACAGCCCTGTGTCTTCCTGATTGGTCAGGAGGGATTTATTTGGTCCTGGGTCCCACGATAGGCCTGTGAGCTGGTGTGGAAGGCCCATTAGGTGCGTAGGGCCGCTGAGCCACAGCACGCCTCCCTGAACAAGTGTGAGAATCCCTCATGCTAAAGTTCTTCTCTCAGACTATTTGCTCTGAACTTCCTAGTataccattttttgtttttaaccaagtATGTCCAtcttttctttgagatttttttggtTACCTGTGAGCTTGGAAAGCTTTTCTGCCTTGCTGtctgcacctccccaccccagactTCAGGAAATGCTTCATTTTAAGCCTGTGTGTTTTGAGGGAATCCGACAGGGAGGCTCCTTTAGGTCCCAGAACAAGAGTGGTTTCCTCTTGGGAGGACACAGTCATGAGCAGTAGCTGGGTATCTTCATGCACAGCATATGAACAGCACCCGTGTCACAGATTACACGTACTTTTAATCCTTGAAAAATACAGGAGGAAGGTGGCCACTCTTGTTATGACAAGAATAAATGTTCAGGGTAGTACTAgaga from Vulpes vulpes isolate BD-2025 chromosome 11, VulVul3, whole genome shotgun sequence encodes the following:
- the GINS1 gene encoding DNA replication complex GINS protein PSF1 isoform X6, whose protein sequence is MFCEKAMELVRELHRAPEGQLPAFNVEWFNHYKKSLATYMRSLGGDEGLDITQDMKPPKSLYIEVRCLKDYGEFEVDDGTSVLLKKNSQHFLPRWKCEQLVRQGVLEHVLS